Proteins encoded within one genomic window of bacterium:
- a CDS encoding DMT family transporter: MSERRLAWLPYLALAALALIWGVSFLFIKVAIHDMGPTMLVLIRSAAGTVALAVIMRAMGRRLVPPQWRRRLVPYAVVAIVGTLLPWAAIAWGEEHISSGLASILNATTPLWAAVLVYWVIPTERPSPLNYAGVLLGFGGVAVLVWPKLAAAGLTGDALAATAVVLASFCYAVAALYQRVAMRGMDPYEASLGQLALTVVFTIPFAAPALPSIHLAVLSMAAVIALGVAGSAVAYVLYYYILNSLGPVRATGVTLLVPVTAVLWGALLLNEAVTLPIVAGMVVILAGIVLANLRPARRRQPAIEPDSAAA; this comes from the coding sequence GTGTCTGAACGCCGGCTCGCCTGGCTGCCGTACCTGGCCCTGGCGGCGCTGGCGCTGATCTGGGGAGTCTCGTTCCTCTTCATCAAGGTCGCGATCCACGACATGGGGCCGACGATGCTGGTGCTCATCCGCTCGGCCGCGGGCACCGTCGCGCTGGCTGTGATCATGCGCGCCATGGGCCGCCGCCTCGTGCCCCCCCAGTGGAGGCGACGCCTCGTCCCGTACGCAGTGGTGGCGATTGTCGGCACGCTGCTGCCGTGGGCGGCGATCGCGTGGGGCGAAGAGCACATCTCCAGCGGCCTGGCCAGCATCCTGAACGCGACCACCCCGCTGTGGGCGGCGGTCCTCGTCTACTGGGTCATCCCCACCGAGCGCCCCAGCCCGCTCAACTACGCGGGGGTCCTCTTGGGATTCGGGGGCGTGGCCGTCCTGGTCTGGCCGAAGCTGGCGGCGGCCGGGCTGACGGGTGATGCGCTCGCCGCGACCGCGGTGGTCCTGGCCTCCTTCTGCTATGCCGTCGCCGCGCTGTACCAACGGGTGGCCATGCGCGGCATGGACCCTTACGAGGCGAGCCTTGGACAGCTGGCGTTGACCGTCGTGTTCACGATCCCGTTTGCCGCGCCGGCGCTTCCGAGCATCCACCTGGCGGTGCTCTCGATGGCCGCGGTGATCGCGCTGGGTGTCGCCGGCTCGGCGGTCGCCTACGTCCTCTACTACTACATCCTCAACTCGCTCGGTCCGGTGCGGGCCACCGGTGTGACGCTGCTCGTACCGGTGACGGCGGTGCTGTGGGGAGCGCTCCTGCTGAACGAGGCGGTGACCCTGCCGATCGTGGCGGGAATGGTCGTCATCCTGGCCGGCATCGTGCTCGCCAACCTGCGGCCGGCGCGACGCCGGCAGCCCGCGATCGAACCCGACTCGGCCGCCGCTTGA
- a CDS encoding D-tyrosyl-tRNA(Tyr) deacylase, with translation MRVVAQRVSSGAVSWEEAGTERRATIGPGYVLLVGAASDDDETNVRRLADKVVDLRVFADEAGRMNLSLVDVHGAALIVSQFTLFADMSRGRRPSLLKAGDPQRAEELYEVFVRQFRERGIETRTGSFGAVMRVAIDNDGPVTLVLSSDEWVTRV, from the coding sequence GTGAGGGTCGTCGCGCAGCGGGTGAGCTCCGGCGCGGTGAGCTGGGAGGAGGCGGGGACGGAGCGCCGTGCAACCATCGGACCCGGTTACGTGTTGTTGGTCGGTGCGGCATCCGATGACGACGAGACGAATGTTCGGCGGCTCGCGGACAAAGTCGTGGACCTGCGCGTGTTCGCGGACGAGGCCGGGAGGATGAATCTCAGCCTGGTCGACGTGCACGGCGCGGCGTTGATCGTGTCGCAATTCACCCTGTTCGCCGACATGAGCCGCGGCCGGCGGCCGAGCCTGCTCAAGGCCGGCGATCCCCAACGGGCCGAGGAGCTCTACGAGGTCTTCGTCCGGCAATTTCGCGAGCGGGGAATAGAGACGCGGACCGGCAGCTTTGGAGCTGTCATGAGGGTCGCCATCGACAACGACGGCCCCGTCACGCTCGTGCTCTCTTCAGACGAGTGGGTGACTCGTGTCTGA
- a CDS encoding acetyl-CoA carboxylase carboxyltransferase subunit alpha, with amino-acid sequence MTRRGRKPEDSNLTVWQVVELARHADRPYSLDYIRRLAPDFIELQGDRQEADDPALVGGVGTWRDRTTMFLGHQKGRSLKERVARNWGMMHPEGYRKAIRLAHHAAKFGFPIVSLIDTPGAYPGAGAEERGIAAAIGRAIMEWFRIPVPIIAAVIGEGGSGGALGMGVADRVIMLENSIYSVASPEAAASIVWRDNSRKVEAAEQLQLTSRDLLAMGVVEEVVAEPEGSASVDYDAAARALDEALYRHLQPLLSQPSAQLLQHRYERFRYIDSLLHAEPDFGPKID; translated from the coding sequence ATGACGCGCCGGGGTCGCAAGCCCGAGGACAGCAATTTGACCGTGTGGCAGGTGGTCGAGCTCGCCCGGCACGCCGACCGGCCGTACTCGCTCGACTACATCCGCCGCCTGGCGCCCGACTTCATCGAGCTCCAGGGCGACCGCCAGGAGGCCGATGACCCCGCCCTGGTCGGCGGTGTCGGCACTTGGCGCGACCGCACGACCATGTTCCTCGGCCACCAGAAAGGCCGCAGCCTGAAGGAGCGGGTGGCCCGGAACTGGGGGATGATGCACCCCGAGGGCTATCGCAAGGCGATCCGCCTCGCGCACCACGCCGCCAAGTTCGGTTTTCCGATCGTCTCTCTCATCGACACCCCCGGCGCGTACCCCGGCGCCGGCGCCGAGGAGCGGGGCATCGCCGCCGCGATCGGCCGGGCGATCATGGAATGGTTCCGGATCCCGGTGCCCATCATCGCCGCGGTGATCGGCGAGGGCGGCAGCGGCGGCGCGCTCGGCATGGGCGTCGCCGACCGCGTGATCATGCTCGAGAACTCGATCTACTCGGTCGCCTCTCCCGAGGCCGCGGCGTCGATCGTGTGGCGGGACAACTCACGCAAGGTGGAGGCGGCGGAGCAGCTTCAGCTCACCTCGCGCGATCTTCTGGCGATGGGCGTGGTCGAGGAGGTCGTGGCCGAGCCTGAGGGCAGCGCCAGCGTCGATTACGACGCCGCGGCGCGGGCCCTGGACGAGGCGCTGTACCGCCACCTCCAACCACTGCTGTCCCAACCGAGCGCGCAGCTCCTTCAGCACCGCTACGAGCGCTTCCGCTACATCGATTCGCTGTTGCACGCCGAGCCGGACTTCGGCCCGAAGATCGACTGA
- a CDS encoding acetyl-CoA carboxylase carboxyl transferase subunit beta, translated as MELVNARGDVRIAGDELPPIPLPTNCPGCGVGLDQEQLRKLNYVCDCGHHFRLGADAWIALIADRGSWQERWGDVRSHDLLNWKVPKAYQETVDQLRDQGLNEALRTGTCTLNGRPVWLAAFDFRFIGGTLSIVAGERLARGMEQSAAAGVPYLLIAASGGARMQEGVLALMQMAKINAAVGRLHSAGVPYFSVLTDPTFGGTAASLALLADINIAEPGAAIGFTGPRVIKQATYADLPPGFQSAEFQLARGQVDMVLARTELRPLLAHLLEMYA; from the coding sequence ATGGAGCTGGTGAATGCGCGCGGCGACGTCCGGATCGCGGGCGACGAGCTGCCGCCGATCCCGCTGCCCACCAACTGCCCCGGGTGCGGCGTCGGGCTCGATCAAGAACAGCTGCGCAAGCTCAACTACGTTTGCGATTGCGGGCACCATTTCCGTCTCGGCGCCGATGCCTGGATCGCGCTCATCGCGGATCGCGGATCGTGGCAGGAGCGATGGGGCGACGTTCGCTCGCACGACCTTCTCAACTGGAAGGTGCCGAAGGCGTACCAGGAAACCGTCGACCAGCTGCGCGACCAGGGCTTGAACGAGGCTCTGCGCACCGGCACCTGCACGTTGAACGGCCGCCCCGTCTGGCTGGCCGCCTTCGACTTCCGGTTCATCGGCGGCACCCTCTCGATCGTCGCCGGTGAGCGGCTGGCGCGCGGCATGGAGCAGTCCGCGGCGGCCGGAGTTCCATATCTGCTGATCGCCGCCTCAGGCGGCGCCCGCATGCAGGAGGGCGTGCTCGCCCTCATGCAGATGGCCAAGATCAACGCGGCGGTCGGGCGCCTCCATTCCGCGGGGGTGCCCTATTTCTCCGTCCTGACCGACCCCACGTTCGGGGGCACGGCCGCTTCGCTCGCGCTGCTCGCCGACATCAACATCGCCGAACCGGGTGCGGCCATCGGCTTCACCGGTCCTCGCGTCATCAAGCAGGCCACGTATGCCGACCTGCCGCCCGGCTTCCAGAGCGCGGAATTTCAGCTGGCGCGCGGACAGGTGGACATGGTCCTGGCGCGAACCGAGCTCCGGCCCCTGCTGGCTCACCTGCTCGAGATGTATGCATGA
- a CDS encoding SDR family oxidoreductase yields MSSEELKGKTALVTGGGKGIGRAISQALAGMGAKVVVNYRSDRAAAEETAASLPGATAHRADVGDPAQVEAMVKAIGRVDVLVNNAGAVRDKLLIQMSPADWEELIRTDLMSAFATTRAAIMSGMMRARWGRIVNISSIVGLTGNAGQSNYAAAKAGLIGFTKSVAREYGSRNITCNAVAPGYVRTELTSGSLTDEMVGELVKLTPVKREGTAEDIAATVAFLCSERAGFITGQVIAVDGGLSL; encoded by the coding sequence ATGAGCTCGGAGGAGCTCAAAGGCAAGACCGCACTCGTCACGGGCGGCGGCAAGGGCATCGGGCGGGCGATCAGCCAGGCGCTCGCGGGCATGGGCGCGAAGGTGGTCGTGAACTACCGGTCGGACAGGGCCGCCGCCGAAGAGACGGCCGCCTCGCTGCCAGGCGCGACCGCGCACCGGGCGGACGTCGGCGATCCGGCGCAGGTCGAGGCGATGGTCAAGGCGATCGGCCGGGTGGACGTGCTCGTCAACAACGCCGGCGCGGTGCGCGACAAGCTGCTCATCCAGATGTCCCCGGCGGATTGGGAAGAGCTGATCCGGACCGACCTGATGTCGGCCTTCGCGACCACCAGGGCCGCCATCATGTCCGGCATGATGCGCGCGCGCTGGGGCCGCATCGTCAACATCTCGTCGATCGTCGGGTTGACCGGCAACGCTGGACAGTCCAACTACGCCGCGGCCAAGGCCGGCCTGATCGGGTTCACCAAGTCGGTGGCGCGCGAATACGGGTCGCGCAACATCACCTGCAACGCCGTGGCGCCGGGCTACGTGCGCACCGAGCTCACGTCGGGCTCCCTGACGGACGAGATGGTGGGTGAGCTGGTCAAGCTCACGCCCGTCAAGCGTGAGGGCACGGCTGAGGACATCGCCGCCACCGTGGCCTTTCTGTGCTCCGAGCGGGCGGGTTTCATCACCGGACAGGTGATCGCGGTGGACGGTGGTCTATCGCTGTGA
- a CDS encoding ACP S-malonyltransferase, giving the protein MGVKLTGPIALLFPGQGVQKPGMGRNLHDRYPAARRAFERAEEVLQMPVRRLCFEGPVEELNRTDVIQPCVMTVCWAAYEVWRESYGFENVSVTAGHSLGEIASLAAAGSIPWETALLLVKERGRIMAQAAGEQAGGMIAIVGLEEAEVERIRHQASAHGKLWIANRNADVQFVLSGEAAAVQEAERLALAAGARRALILTIPLAAHTPLMEAAAAAFRKAVDLLPLNAPSIPILANASGEALRTVASLQEELRLQMLRQVDWARTMVSMRAMEVRTVVELGPGRVLASLAAKHIPGVVTWNAEELFIDFSDIAPA; this is encoded by the coding sequence GTGGGCGTAAAGCTCACCGGCCCGATCGCGCTTCTCTTCCCCGGCCAGGGCGTCCAGAAGCCGGGCATGGGGCGCAATCTGCACGACCGCTACCCGGCCGCGCGCCGAGCTTTCGAGCGCGCCGAGGAGGTCCTGCAGATGCCGGTTCGCCGGCTTTGCTTCGAGGGCCCGGTCGAGGAGCTGAACCGCACCGACGTCATCCAGCCCTGCGTGATGACGGTGTGCTGGGCGGCCTATGAAGTGTGGCGCGAGAGCTACGGTTTCGAGAACGTGAGCGTCACCGCCGGTCACAGCCTCGGTGAGATCGCATCGCTCGCGGCGGCCGGCTCGATCCCGTGGGAGACGGCGCTGCTGCTGGTCAAGGAGCGCGGCCGCATTATGGCGCAGGCGGCGGGCGAGCAGGCGGGCGGCATGATCGCGATCGTCGGCCTCGAAGAGGCCGAGGTGGAGCGCATCCGCCACCAGGCTTCCGCTCACGGCAAGCTGTGGATCGCCAATCGCAACGCCGACGTGCAGTTCGTCCTCTCCGGCGAGGCGGCGGCGGTGCAGGAGGCGGAGCGGCTGGCGCTCGCGGCGGGCGCGCGGCGGGCGCTGATCCTCACCATCCCGCTCGCGGCGCACACGCCGCTGATGGAAGCGGCGGCCGCCGCCTTCCGCAAGGCCGTGGACTTGTTGCCCCTCAATGCGCCCTCGATCCCGATCCTGGCGAACGCGTCGGGCGAGGCGCTGCGGACGGTCGCGAGCCTGCAGGAGGAGCTGCGGCTGCAGATGCTGCGCCAGGTCGATTGGGCGCGGACGATGGTCTCGATGCGCGCCATGGAAGTGAGGACGGTGGTCGAGCTGGGCCCGGGCCGGGTGCTCGCGAGCCTCGCGGCCAAGCACATCCCTGGCGTCGTCACCTGGAACGCCGAGGAGCTCTTCATCGACTTCTCGGACATCGCCCCCGCATGA
- a CDS encoding ketoacyl-ACP synthase III gives MAITTAYRTRSDAIPLRSFKAKGRPSAIAGVGVYAPEKVITNFDLEKVMDTSDKWITERTGIHKRHVAEPGTTTFELATKASRGALAAAGISAKDLDMILVGTSSPDGPFPSIACRIQNELDAPGAVAWDQLAACTSFMYGLATADSFIATERADTVLVVGAEVLSRMLNYSNRGTAVIFGDGAGAAVVTAAPQGAGFLAWCLGSDGRGYAQVTCGNIEKGAYAAKDADPYIDMVGPDVFKFAVDIFIRQATEVCAQAGIALDDIDLWVPHQANFRIIDAAARRIGLPLDRVAINIDEYGNTSSASIPLALEEAVRKGRVKSGDHVLLAGFGSGLTWGATLMTWA, from the coding sequence ATGGCTATAACCACCGCCTACCGCACCCGTTCGGACGCCATTCCGCTTCGGTCGTTCAAGGCCAAGGGCCGGCCCAGCGCCATCGCCGGGGTGGGCGTGTACGCGCCCGAGAAGGTGATCACGAACTTCGACCTCGAGAAGGTGATGGACACCTCGGACAAATGGATCACCGAGCGGACCGGGATCCACAAGCGTCACGTCGCCGAGCCCGGGACCACGACCTTCGAGCTCGCCACCAAAGCCTCGCGCGGAGCCCTCGCCGCCGCAGGCATCTCGGCCAAAGACCTCGACATGATCCTGGTCGGCACCTCATCGCCCGACGGACCGTTTCCGTCCATCGCGTGCCGCATCCAGAACGAGCTCGACGCGCCGGGCGCGGTCGCCTGGGACCAGCTCGCGGCCTGCACCAGCTTCATGTACGGGCTGGCTACCGCGGACTCCTTCATCGCCACGGAGCGAGCCGACACGGTGCTGGTCGTCGGCGCCGAGGTGCTGTCGCGGATGCTGAACTATTCCAACCGCGGCACGGCCGTCATCTTCGGCGACGGCGCCGGCGCAGCGGTCGTGACCGCCGCTCCCCAAGGCGCGGGTTTCCTTGCCTGGTGCCTCGGCTCGGACGGCCGCGGCTACGCGCAGGTGACCTGCGGCAACATCGAGAAGGGCGCTTACGCGGCCAAGGACGCCGACCCGTACATCGACATGGTGGGTCCTGACGTGTTCAAGTTCGCCGTCGACATCTTCATCCGGCAGGCCACCGAGGTCTGCGCCCAGGCTGGGATCGCTCTTGACGACATCGACCTCTGGGTGCCCCACCAGGCCAACTTCCGCATCATCGACGCCGCCGCCCGTCGCATCGGGCTCCCGCTCGACCGCGTCGCCATCAACATCGACGAGTACGGCAACACGTCGAGCGCGTCGATCCCGCTGGCGTTGGAGGAGGCGGTCCGCAAAGGTCGCGTCAAGAGCGGCGACCACGTGCTCCTGGCCGGCTTCGGCTCCGGCCTGACCTGGGGGGCGACATTGATGACGTGGGCGTAA
- a CDS encoding acyl carrier protein translates to MATPLDFKELQELAAEILGIEPDQVQLEKSFARDLAADSLDLVELIAAVEDKYDVELPDEELEKMKLIGDLWKFLEQKTAERLEA, encoded by the coding sequence ATGGCAACCCCGCTCGATTTCAAGGAACTTCAGGAGCTCGCCGCCGAGATCCTCGGCATTGAGCCGGACCAGGTGCAGCTGGAGAAGAGCTTCGCGCGCGACCTCGCGGCCGACTCGCTCGACCTCGTCGAGCTGATCGCCGCCGTCGAGGACAAGTACGACGTGGAGCTGCCGGACGAGGAGCTCGAGAAGATGAAGTTGATCGGCGACCTCTGGAAGTTCCTGGAGCAGAAGACCGCCGAGCGGCTGGAGGCCTGA
- the fabF gene encoding beta-ketoacyl-[acyl-carrier-protein] synthase II, with the protein MTSNSNGRRVAVTGMGFITPIGNDVETVWSNMVEGSSGVGRITYFDTTNFDTKIAAEVKGFNPEEYMDRKTARHIGRYCQFALAASKQALAQAGLEPGEMDPDAVGVIVSSGIGGMEEIEKSHTALIERGPKRISPFTVPMMIADMAAGIVAIHTHAGGPNYAIVSACASGSHGIGEASEIIKRGDAVAMLAGGSEATITPLTMGAFCQIKATSERNDEPERACRPFDLGRDGFVMGEGSVMLVLEDMEHARKRGAKVLAEIAGYGASADMYHFTAPQPEGQGAIRAMRRALAKSGVDLADVGYVNAHGTSTKLGDVAETKAIKAVFGDHAQKLAVSSTKSVHGHLLGAAGAIEAAACVLALDRGLLPPTINLDDPDPECDLDYVPNKARKADVKVALSNSFGFGGHNASLVIKGSPAN; encoded by the coding sequence ATGACATCTAACTCAAACGGTCGTCGCGTGGCTGTGACCGGCATGGGCTTCATCACCCCGATCGGCAATGACGTCGAGACCGTGTGGTCGAACATGGTCGAGGGCTCCTCCGGCGTCGGCCGGATCACCTACTTCGACACCACCAACTTCGACACCAAGATCGCGGCCGAGGTCAAGGGCTTCAACCCCGAGGAGTACATGGATCGCAAGACCGCCCGGCACATCGGACGGTACTGCCAGTTCGCGCTGGCCGCCTCCAAACAGGCACTGGCCCAGGCGGGTCTGGAACCCGGGGAGATGGATCCCGACGCCGTGGGGGTCATCGTCAGCTCGGGCATCGGCGGCATGGAGGAGATCGAGAAGAGCCACACCGCGCTCATAGAGCGGGGCCCCAAGCGCATCAGCCCGTTCACCGTCCCGATGATGATCGCCGACATGGCGGCCGGCATCGTCGCCATCCACACGCACGCCGGCGGGCCGAACTACGCCATCGTCAGCGCCTGCGCGTCGGGCTCGCATGGCATCGGCGAAGCCTCGGAGATCATCAAGCGCGGAGACGCCGTCGCCATGCTCGCGGGCGGCTCGGAGGCGACGATCACGCCGCTGACGATGGGCGCCTTCTGCCAGATCAAGGCCACCAGCGAACGCAACGACGAGCCGGAAAGGGCCTGCCGCCCGTTCGATCTCGGGCGCGACGGCTTCGTCATGGGCGAGGGCTCGGTGATGCTGGTGCTGGAGGACATGGAGCACGCCCGCAAGCGCGGCGCCAAGGTCCTGGCCGAGATCGCCGGCTACGGCGCCAGCGCGGACATGTATCACTTCACCGCCCCGCAGCCGGAAGGCCAGGGAGCGATTCGCGCCATGCGCCGCGCGCTGGCGAAAAGCGGGGTCGACCTGGCCGACGTGGGCTACGTCAACGCCCACGGCACCTCGACCAAGCTGGGCGACGTCGCCGAGACGAAGGCCATCAAAGCCGTCTTCGGCGACCACGCGCAAAAGCTCGCGGTCAGCTCCACCAAGTCGGTGCACGGTCATCTCCTGGGTGCCGCCGGCGCCATCGAGGCGGCCGCTTGCGTCCTGGCCCTCGACCGCGGCCTGCTGCCGCCGACCATCAACCTGGACGACCCCGACCCGGAGTGCGATCTCGATTACGTCCCGAACAAGGCCCGCAAGGCCGACGTCAAGGTGGCTCTGTCGAACTCCTTCGGGTTCGGCGGCCATAACGCCAGTCTCGTCATCAAAGGCTCACCGGCCAATTAG